The following proteins are co-located in the Syngnathus scovelli strain Florida chromosome 21, RoL_Ssco_1.2, whole genome shotgun sequence genome:
- the acsl5 gene encoding long-chain-fatty-acid--CoA ligase 5, with protein MESLIQLLFSPLPTPAVFSLFALAAATLFYLNTRPNPLRPPADLNCQTLGIKDGARKVALLKDNNNLLSYFYDDAKTVYEVFQRGMKVSGNGPCLGFRKAGRPYQWLRYKQVSDRAEHLGSGLLQRGLTPTPETFIGIFAQNRPEWIIGELACYTYSMVAVPLYDTLGPEALVFIIDQAEISTVLCDNEKKVEVLLQNREKGQTPALKTIIVMDPFDSDLAERGAKCGVDVVSMQAVEAAGKSHPEKPVPPKPQDLSIVCFTSGTTGNPKGAMLTHENVVANAAGVLKTFETAIVPNTEDVSISFLPLAHMFERVVQTVIYGAGARVGFFQGDIRLLPDDMKTLQPTIFPVVPRLLNRVYDKVQSGATTSFKKWLLNFAVQRKLAEVREGIVRSNSIWDKLIFHKVQESLGGRVRVMVTGAAPISSSVLDFLRAALGCQIFEAYGQTECTAGCTFTMPGDATSGHVGVPLPCNVVKLMDVEEMNYFSSNGEGEVCIKGTNVFKGYLKDPEKTAEALDKDGWLHTGDIGKWMPSGVLKIIDRKKNIFKLAQGEYIAPEKIENVYVRSGPVAQVFVHGDSLQAFLVAVVVPDPEVLPGLAKNLGFQGSIEELCKNKEIKKAILSDMISLGREAGLKSFEQVKDVYLHPEQFTIENGLLTPTLKAKRAELKSFFHMQIDQLYAQ; from the exons ATGGAGTCCCTCATCCAGCTGCTCTTCTCGCCTCTTCCCACGCCGGCCGTCTTCTCGCTGTTCGCCTTGGCGGCCGCAACGCTCTTCTACCTCAACACCAGGCCCAACCCCCTGCGACCCCCTGCCGACCTCAATTGCCAAACCCTGGGCATCAAG GATGGAGCTAGGAAGGTAGCCTTGCTCAAGGACAACAACAACCTGCTATCTTACTTCTATGATGACGCCAAGACTGTCTATGAGGTGTTCCAGAGAGGCATGAAAGTGTCAG GTAATGGACCATGTTTGGGCTTCAGGAAAGCGGGAAGGCCATACCAGTGGCTCAGGTAcaagcag GTGTCGGACAGAGCAGAGCATCTGGGTTCGGGGCTTCTTCAGAGGGGCTTGACGCCCACTCCTGAAACTTTCATCGGCATTTTTGCTCAGAACAGACCCGAG TGGATTATTGGTGAGCTGGCCTGTtacacctactccatggtggcgGTCCCTCTGTACGACACCTTGGGTCCCGAGGCTCTGGTGTTCATTATCGACCAAG CCGAAATCTCCACGGTGCTGTGCGACAACGAGAAAAAGGTCGAAGTTCTGCTGCAGAACCGTGAGAAAGGCCAAACACCTGCGCTCAAAACCATCATCGTGATGGACCCGTTTGACTCGGACTTGGCTGAGAGAGGAGCCAAATGCGGCGTGGATGTGGTTTCCATGCAGGCTGTGGAG GCTGCAGGGAAAAGCCACCCTGAGAAGCCAGTG CCTCCAAAGCCGCAGGATCTTAGCATTGTCTGCTTCACTAGCGGAACAACAG GAAATCCCAAGGGCGCCATGCTCACTCACGAGAACGTCGTCGCTAATGCTGCCGGTGTCCTCAAAACCTTTGAG ACGGCCATTGTTCCAAATACTGAGGATGTTAGCATTTCGTTCCTGCCATTAGCGCACATGTTTGAAAGAGTCGTGCAG actgTCATATATGGTGCTGGTGCTCGAGTCGGGTTCTTCCAGGGGGACATCAGACTACTGCCGGATGACATGAAGACCCTGCAGCCCACCATCTTCCCTGTCGTGCCGCGACTTCTCAACCGGGTGTACGATAAA GTGCAGAGCGGTGCCACgacttcatttaaaaaatggcTGCTCAACTTTGCGGTACAAAGGAAACTGGCTGAGGTGCGGGAGGGCATCGTCCGCAGCAACAGCATTTGGGACAAGCTCATCTTCCACAAAGTGCAG GAGTCGCTTGGTGGACGAGTGCGAGTCATGGTGACGGGGGCGGCGCCCATCTCTTCTTCTGTGCTCGACTTCCTCAGGGCCGCGCTCGGTTGCCAG ATCTTTGAGGCGTACGGTCAGACGGAGTGCACGGCCGGCTGCACGTTCACCATGCCAGGAGACGCCACTTCGGGTCATGTTGGTGTGCCTCTGCCTTGTAACGTGGTGAAGTTGATGGATGTGGAAGAGATGAATTACTTTTCATCCAATGGTGAAGGCGAG GTTTGCATCAAGGGTACAAATGTCTTCAAGGGTTACTTGAAAGATCCAGAGAAGACCGCTGAAGCTTTGGATAAAGATGGTTGGCTCCACACTGGAGATATTGGCAAATGGATGCCA AGCGGAGTTCTGAAGATTATCGACCGCAAGAAGAACATCTTTAAGCTGGCTCAGGGTGAATACATCGCACCGGAGAAGATTGAAAACGTCTACGTGCGCAGTGGACCTGTGGCCCAAGTTTTTGTGCATGGGGACAGTCTACAG GCCTTCCTGGTTGCAGTTGTGGTACCCGATCCAGAGGTCCTCCCAGGTTTGGCCAAAAACCTTGGATTCCAGGGATCCATTGAAGAACTCTGCAAAAACAAG GAAATCAAAAAAGCTATTCTCTCAGACATGATCAGTCTGGGAAGAGAAGCTGGACTGAAGTCCTTTGAGCAG GTGAAGGATGTGTATCTGCACCCAGAGCAGTTCACCATTGAGAATGGCCTCTTGACCCCCACGCTGAAGGCCAAGAGAGCTGAGCTGAAGTCTTTCTTCCACATGCAAATTGATCAACTTTATGCACAATAA